ttttctctttatatttttctaataaacattgactaaagaaaataaatttattttaaaaaaaaaattattcttaatttaatttttttaataatatatatttttcaattaGAGAGATATTACTAGTGATATTTTaagcatgattgcaatatacttcaattgcttcaaagtactaatatataatttattacaacaaaaaacgaatctagtaaataaggtgaaatgaaaaagaaagtgtgagttgtttttaggagaaaaatatgtagggtaccaaggttgatagtggttgtaattataggcaataataggacaaaatagtcattttcatcctctttctcaaacctctaattgcaaaaagctcctatattgagctttttcaaaattagctttttcaccccaaaactctcttccaatcctctcctaaccaaacactctcaattagctttttctaaaggtcaaacctctaattcaccccaAAAAGCTCCTTTTTCctcaaacctctcctaaccaaacaccccctataTATACTCATTGGATCGCGACATCGCGATCGCCAATCCAGCTGAGGTGGATGTAGGGAAATTGCTTGGTCATCAATACAAAATGAACATTATCTTACATGTATATAACAACAAGTAATTTGACCCGTATGATGCACGAGAGCATTTTGTAAGTGTTAGAAGTACTTATGTTGCTCGACATATAACAACTTTAAGGTATTATGAaagtttaaattatttaaaataatcagAATAAACATTGACGAAAATTAAGACTTGGCCATAGAAATAGAGGATAGACGCAACACATAAAATAAAACAGTTACACATTACCTCGGGAAAATGTAAAATGATCTAAAGTTTATttgcatttaaaaaaaatatatagttttttttggtgcaaatgatgATGATATAGAGTTGATTGTACGTGTAAGTGATATAACGAAATGTTTGatagttatatttatttataaggTGTGTAAGGAAGATGAGAGGTTAATGACTTATTTTGATGAGATGTTTGTTATTCTCATACTTTTGTGTagttaaaaaactaaaaagataGTTAACTTATACGATTTAAGTATTAATGTTTATTTTACTATTATTGTTATGGAATATTAGTTGATTAATACAATTTAAGTTAGCTCATTAAGTTATGATGATTTATTTGTATGTTTTTGTTATGTGTGTCTTTTGAGttgtttattactttattttatttatatgttgataatgatgatgatgatgccttttgaattttctctattttaattataaaagttaGAAAGAGGTAGTTTGATGAGATAATGACACAAGTCATACTGTCATATATGGTTacaatttttaaatattatgtaTACATATTCACGACAACTTTTGTTTAAAACCGGcttattagaaaaaaaaaacactattttGGGCTCGTTcggtatcgttttttgttttcagttttctgttttttacaaaactaaaaaccaaaatatgaaaaccgcAAAAtgtagttttcagttttttgttgtcagttttcaaaattaacatgattaCAATAGATATGACTATTTTTTAGTTCATAATTCAATTTAAAGCATATGACTTATAGaaccaaaaaaccaaaaactgaaaactggCAGTGATACCAAACGGACCATTGCTTAATGACTCGTTCGGTATCACTGtgagtttttagtttttttttgttttaaaagtcatgtgatttagattgaatcatgaaTTAAAAAATAGTCATAATTATAGTAATcatattgattttgaaaaccGACAACAAAAAATTGGAAACTACTTTTtatggttttcatatttttgtttttagttttgtgaaaaatagaaaactgaaaacaaaaaatGATACCGATATTAATAAGcgtcagtgcttaactaattacttTCAGTGTTTAACAAATtcgtttcagtgcttaacttatatttcctccgatttttaatacttgcaacgttgttaactttcacgcatgcctatgcaaaactttgatcattaatatctttaattctctttaagcaaaaattataaaaagttaatattttgaaaaaacaaattgagacgaatataacaagatcctacatgattatgttttatcttatgtataaatcaccaacaatagtcaaaataaaatatgtgaatagtgtaaaatacacaaacgttgcgagtattaaaaatcagaGGAAGTATGACACTAAGGTGGGCTTTCGTGTAAAACcgttttatataaaaatttgTACAACACTTATTACATAGAGTAGCTTGTGTGTCAGACCGCCTGACAGACGCGTCACCATCAGACCGGCAATGAAAACCACACGCATGTGTACTCAGCGCCATATAAATatgtttttttctctctccttaatttTTCATTTGCGTCTCTCCTTCCTTCCCTGAAACCCAACTTCTCTTTCATTCTAGAAACCCTAAGTCTCTCgcgattctctctcctctcattctTCTCCTCTCCTCCAAAACTCGGCCATTGTAGACTTGTCACCGTCACCTCCTTGCCGCCATCTCCGTCGCCATCATCTCCTCACTGCCGTTGCAAGATGCTGAATCAATGAAAGAAGGAGACAAGCCGGCGGCGAAATAGAGGAAGAAGTCGTCGTCGTCGTCGACTCACCTTCTCGGCTTCTCGTCGCCGTCTCCTTCACCTTCTCGCCGCCGTTGCAATATGTGAGACTCTCCGGTAGATCGAATTGGGATCACTTCGCCCCTCAATCGCCGGCCCGAATTTCTGTTGTGGTTGTTGTTACGGCCACTACTGCTGAAAACTTCAAACGTTGTTGATTAATGTGGTTGTTGTGTAGATAGATAGATTTCTATTTTATGGtcccacacttactcacataaTCTTTTTACTAAATTCATTCATCCACTAtatcactttcatcttattttaataaatttaactcattctcctaaaactataagcTGGTCAGAGTGTATCCTTTAATaagatacggagggagtatattaacAACTGAAAATtgagtaaaaattaaaaaaaaaaaaaggtaaaaaaagAGTTGTCCACTaatcaagaatccaaattaccACCATTGGTAGTAGCAATCAAGGTTATCAAAATCGCGATTCTACTTTAAATCAGAATGGACACTTAGATTCGAATTGTAAAATGGAATCGTAGAATTGTAagattaaattctgaaaattcatttaaaatgCTTATATTATAGGTAAAaaacttaataatttaaatatataGTTGTTTAATATCTAAATAAGCAATAATTAAcaatatttatctattaataaTTTTCTcaatttgatttatttttatgAGGTTTTCGCTAGTAAAGAAAAAATGTAGAATTGTAAATCGAATTATTGACAATATTTTACGATTTGAATCGCGATTTTAATGGAAGAAAACGAACCACCTAACCGTCTGACAAGCCATGTTTGGTTTGTAGGTATTGTTAATTACAGGAAAGAAACTAAGCGAAAATTCCCGAGTGCCCAATCGCTTCTGCAAAACTGCAACCGGCGATGGCGACGGCAACCTGGTATTTTCGAATTGCTCTAGCTTATTCGTTTTCTGCGTATGATTATGTGTTCCAATAGTTGCAtgattttttttggttattTTAAAACGTAGTGGAATTTCTAGGGTTCAGATTATCGAAGTTCTCAGTTCTTTTGTTTGATCATTACAATTATTGAATGTCACCTGGGAATTTGGTaaaatttttgtattttttttttgtattttttttttagtttatcaGTACTTTCACGCTTTATTTTCATGGCTAATTTCAGTTTTTGCTCCTTTTGTAGACTAATTGTGctattttaaaactttaaacTTGCATTATGTCATTGTTTTGCATGTTAATTGCAATTGCTAAGTCTGGTTTTGTAATTCATGTTGACTTGTTATCACTAAAAAGTTGTAGCCAAAAATCGAATGCGAAGATAGTTTGAATTCTCAAAATGAATATGGCTGTAAGAGTGTAAAATGTGCTATCATGTTTGTTTCATTAGTGGTTATATACTTATATCTTAATTGTATACTTGTATTATCGACTCGTGTTTATCTCTGTTgcattatctgaacttatttgtacttattttgtctgaaataagtgaaaataagtcAAACAGAACAAAGCCTTAGGTTGATAAGAAAAACATTCATAGTAGTATATTAACAACTGAAAATTGagtacagaaaaaaaaaataaaaaaatacaggACTAGTTGTCCTCTaatcaggaatccaaattaccACCATTAGTAATAGCAATGGAAGAAAACAAACAATCTAACCGTCTGACAAGCAATGTTGGTTTACAGGGGAAGAAACTAAACGAGAAACATTCTACACTAGAGTAAGCTGCAGAGTTTCTTTGAACTCAGCTCTCCTTGTTTCATTGTACAATGTCCTGTACCTATTTGGCCAGTATGTTAATCCAATACAACCAGAAAGTTCCCACTCCATTGATCTCTTCCCAATAGCTGATTTGTCCACTTTCCAACATACCGTTTCCCCATACTGATCTCCTGCAAATATAACCCCTCCCTGTCTAGTAAAAGGCCTGTATGCATTAGAATACCGGTGCTTAAACCACGCCTTAGGCTGAAACATTTTCATAGGGGAAGGTTTAGATGAAAAGACCTCTCTTCCGTCATTACTGTCATGCAGAAACCAGTTCAAACCCCCGCTGTCACCCTTTGCAGTCTCCTCAAATTTCCATGGTTTGAAGACTCTTGTTGTGGTCTCTCCTGCTGATACCTGGACTCCCACTTTGTTAAGAGGCTCGAATGATCCTtctattgtcttctctatttcTATTTCCTTCTTTGGATTCTCTGAAGATTTGCTTACTGACACGCTTAAAATGTCTGTCTGAGGTCCTGGTGTGAGTTGCAGTGACATTCTTGAAGGGAAGTGCTTTTCTGCTGCCCCTGCTCCTCGATCTTTTAGAAGCTTCTCACTTACTAGTCGAACCACATCTAGCCTGTCAGATAAGATTTTAAATATAACGTTAATTTTTTCAATAAGAACTGACTATTGTATGAATGCCTTAGCAAAATATATGGATTTTTACGTGTATAAATACCTTATATTGTCGATGTTTACCATTACTTCAATCCATTTCTCCTTGACTATGGCTTTATAATTGAGCTGTATGACACCCTCAAGATGGTGGTAGTTTAGAGAAAAGGCTAAACGCTCATCAGCTGAACCACTTGTGTTCTCGATTTCCATAGTTATTATAGGACAATATAGCTGAACTTTCCACAGCCCGGTAGTTGAAAAACCATGGGAAAACAGAGGAGACGGACCTTTGAGGATTTGGTTGGCTGCTTTTAGCTCCATTTTCCAGTTTGTGATAGCTAGATTCAAGCATCTCATCCATTGTTGTTCAATGTTAGACCCTAAGATCCTCATCAGTAGCTTTGAGGCTTCACGAGATTCCATAGTTGAAAGCTGATCTTTTAGAGCTTTAAGACAATTGAAGCGAAGATCAGTTGGAGCTTCATATATACAAACTAAGAAAACTAAGGTAAGAATGGAAACATTGAAGATGTGTTTCAAGTTATATGTAGGATCAATCTTGGGGATTTTTATAGGGTTAATGTTTTTTGTAGGTCCGTACTTGAATACATCTTGAATGAAAATCGAAATGAGATAATATATCGTGTTTTCGTCACCCAGGAGGTTTGTGGAAGGGCTTAAGACATAAATTGGTTTTGAGGTCCAAAGGGATACAGGAAGGCTAAAGTTTGCAAAGATGGAAAAGGAGATTGATTTGGTTGAAATGTTTTTGGTTATGTTGAGACTGAGGGTTGCTAACGATGAGTTTGATGAGCATATGCATATCGACATGGAATCCTTCTTCCATTGAGTTAGCGGTGGAAGGTTTTGGATCCATGCCCATATATCAGTGTTTCTACAAGTAGCAGCAGCCATGTTTACTCTCTTAAAatcttaattcaattcaaggaTGAGCTTTGAATCTATTTATAGACTCGGAGATGATTACGAGGAAGAAACTTTTTGTAGCTAAGATTCCAACAAGGTGCAAAAGTCAAAAGAAAGCAATACTAATGCTAGAAAGTTGATAGCACATAAAACCTTCAGAAGGTGATTTATTATATATGAGGCTTTTTGATTGGCGAATTGTGCAAGAAATTGATTCTTCGGGGATGGCTTGTACAAGAATAAGATGCCTTCTAACATTTTTGGATATGAACATGCTTTATTTGGTAAAACTCTGTTAGTTTAAGTTACTGATAGCTGAAGCAATATGCCTAAGTAAACACCTTCTCTGAGTTCCTTATGAGATTAAACTGCTGACATCTTGTAATCTGATGAGTCAGATATTAAACGATATATGATTAATCGCTTCAAAATCGTGGATATTATCAAGGGAATTAGATGATAACGATAATAATCCTAGTTGGACTTAACCAAATGTTAACTTACATTTACAGCTTACTATTATTGGAAATGCAGAATACGAGTGAAGTTCACATTGCATATGCATTACTAAACTCAGTAATGTATGATATCACTATATCAGCTGCAGTGTTATATGCTCATGTCATGCCATCTTTGATATTTTTGCTTACTAAGCCTTTACAGAAAATAACTTCATTTTTAGGTAACAGTTTCATTCTAACTTTGTTTTTCCCTCAAacacctttttattttatttttgagtttcttttttcctttgtggCAGATAACCAATTGCTTGTTTTTTGCAGGTACTGCACAAGTTTAGCTTGTTTTTTTAGAGTTTCTTTTTTCCCCTATGCTGCTGAAGATTGAACACAAAAACATTTACACGTGATGTAGTA
This sequence is a window from Spinacia oleracea cultivar Varoflay chromosome 1, BTI_SOV_V1, whole genome shotgun sequence. Protein-coding genes within it:
- the LOC110795155 gene encoding uncharacterized protein, with the translated sequence MAAATCRNTDIWAWIQNLPPLTQWKKDSMSICICSSNSSLATLSLNITKNISTKSISFSIFANFSLPVSLWTSKPIYVLSPSTNLLGDENTIYYLISIFIQDVFKYGPTKNINPIKIPKIDPTYNLKHIFNVSILTLVFLVCIYEAPTDLRFNCLKALKDQLSTMESREASKLLMRILGSNIEQQWMRCLNLAITNWKMELKAANQILKGPSPLFSHGFSTTGLWKVQLYCPIITMEIENTSGSADERLAFSLNYHHLEGVIQLNYKAIVKEKWIEVMVNIDNIRLDVVRLVSEKLLKDRGAGAAEKHFPSRMSLQLTPGPQTDILSVSVSKSSENPKKEIEIEKTIEGSFEPLNKVGVQVSAGETTTRVFKPWKFEETAKGDSGGLNWFLHDSNDGREVFSSKPSPMKMFQPKAWFKHRYSNAYRPFTRQGGVIFAGDQYGETVCWKVDKSAIGKRSMEWELSGCIGLTYWPNRYRTLYNETRRAEFKETLQLTLV